A window of Equus caballus isolate H_3958 breed thoroughbred chromosome 10, TB-T2T, whole genome shotgun sequence contains these coding sequences:
- the EQUCABV1R920 gene encoding vomeronasal 1 receptor equCabV1R920: protein MLKDEISSRKWAIAIIFWSQTMVGILGNFSLLYHYLFLSHTECKWRATDLILKHLTLANSLIILSEGVSQTMAAFGLKHFFTDFGCSLLLYVSRVGRGVSIGTTCLLSVFQIIMISPMNSCWKALKVRAPEYVGYSISLCWILYLFVNLIFPMYALYVSSQWSLRNITRTRDFEFCFANDHKIVTGSLYVTLIVFPEVSFSVIIIWTSGSIIFTLYRHKQRVQHIHRKNSTPRSSPEFRATLSIIVLVSTFLSFQSISSIFQLCISLIYNPTSWLVDTASLISVCFPSVSPFLLMSRHSSVSWLCPVWIRNRKSPNLIKKCKLTVLAQCSVFYAFTHLKYQLRI, encoded by the coding sequence atgttgAAAGATGAAATATCCTCCAGGAAGTGGGCAATAGCAATTATCTTCTGGTCACAGACTATGGTAGGAATTCTGggcaatttctctcttctttaccaTTACCTGTTCCTTTCCCACACAGAATGCAAGTGGAGGGCTACAGATTTGATTCTCAAGCACCTGACTCTGGCCAACTCATTGATTATTCTCTCTGAAGGAGTCTCCCAGACAATGGCAGCTTTTGGGCTGAAACACTTTTTCACTGATTTTGGATGCAGTCTTCTTTTGTATGTTTCCAGAGTGGGCAGGGGTGTATCCATTGGCACCACTTGCCTCTTGAGTGTGTTCCAGATCATCATGATCAGCCCCATGAATTCCTGTTGGAAGGCTCTTAAAGTCAGAGCTCCAGAGTACGTTGGCTACTCCATTTCCCTCTGCTGGATCCTCTACTTgtttgtgaatttaatttttcctATGTATGCGTTGTATGTGTCTAGCCAATGGAGCCTGAGGAACATCACAAGGACAAGAGATTTTGAGTTCTGTTTTGCTAATGATCATAAGATAGTCACAGGCTCATTATATGTAACATTAATAGTATTCCCtgaagtttccttttctgtgatcATAATCTGGACAAGTGGTTCCATCATTTTCACCCTGTACAGGCACAAGCAGCGTGTCCAACATATTCACAGGAAAAATAGTACCCCCAGATCCTCCCCTGAGTTCAGAGCCACCCTAAGCATCATTGTCCTGGTGAGCACTTTTCTATCTTTTCAATCCATCTCTTCCATCTTTCaactttgtatttctctaatttaTAATCCCACTTCGTGGTTGGTGGACACTGCTTCCTTAATTTCTGTGTGTTTTCCCTCTGTCAGCCCCTTTCTGCTCATGAGCCGTCACTCCAGTgtatcctggctctgccctgtgtGGATAAGGAATAGAAAATCTCCTAATCTTATCAAAAAATGTAAATTGACTGTTTTGGCACAATGTTCAGTTTTTTATGCATTCACACACTTGAAATATCAACTCAGAATCTAA
- the EQUCABV1R921 gene encoding vomeronasal 1 receptor equCabV1R921 yields MYLLAQRNDCSYNLKENMLNDRTESSNMTIGIIGLSQTVMGILGNFCLLYHYLLHGHTKGRLRATDLILKHLTISNSLIILSEGVPQTVVAFGLKHFLNYFGCKLLMYVQRVGRSVSICMTCLLSVFQTIMISPMNSCWKDLKLKAPKYIGFSVSLCWILYMVVNVIVPMYELYMFGKGSVENIVKKRYFEYCSANEQKKINGLIYVALIVFPEVSFTMIIIWTSGSMVFILYRHKQQVQHIHKNNTSHRSSPESRAILSILILVSSFLSFQTLSSTFHLCIALTDHPNWWLVNATHLISVCFPTVSPFLLMSSDSTLSRLCFAWIRNTKFPNLITKI; encoded by the coding sequence ATGTATCTTTTGGCTCAGAGGAATGACTGTTCCTATAACTTGAAGGAAAACATGTTGAATGACAGAACAGAATCCAGTAACATGACAATAGGAATAATTGGCTTGTCACAGACTGTAATGGGAATACTGGGCAACTTCTGTCTGCTTTACCATTACCTCCTCCATGGTCACACTAAAGGCAGGTTGAGGGCCACAGATCTGATTCTCAAGCACCTGACTATATCTAACTCCTTGATCATTCTCTCTGAAGGAGTCCCCCAAACAGTCGTGGCATTTGggttgaaacattttttaaattattttgggtGCAAACTTCTTATGTATGTTCAGAGAGTTGGCAGGAGTGTATCCATCTGCATGACTTGCCTCTTGAGTGTGTTCCAGACCATCATGATCAGCCCCATGAACTCCTGTTGGAAGGATCTTAAACTCAAAGCCCCAAAGTACATCGGCTTTTCAGTTTCCCTTTGCTGGATCCTCTACATGGTTGTAAATGTAATTGTTCCAATGTATGAGTTGTACATGTTTGGAAAAGGGAGTGTGGAAAACATtgtaaagaaaagatattttgaataCTGTTCTGCGAATGAGCAGAAGAAAATCAATGGCCTAATATATGTAGCATTAATAGTATTCCCTGAAGTTTCCTTTACCATGATCATAATCTGGACAAGTGGTTCCATGGTCTTCATCCTGTACAGGCACAAGCAGCAGGTCCAACACATTCACAAGAATAACACTTCCCACAGATCCTCCCCTGAGTCTAGAGCCATATTAAGCATTCTTATTCTGGTGAgctcttttctatcttttcagaCCCTCTCCTCCACCTTTCACCTTTGTATTGCTTTAACTGATCATCCCAATTGGTGGTTGGTGAATGCTACTCACCTAATTTCTGTGTGTTTTCCAACTGTCAGCCCCTTTCTGCTCATGAGTTCTGACTCTACTTTATCTAGGCTCTGCTTTGCATGGATAAGGAACACAAAATTTCCTAATcttatcacaaaaatataa